In Chryseobacterium scophthalmum, the genomic stretch TGTAATTTTCCAGTTGAATAACAACAGGAGAAGAATTAGAATTATTCATTTTTAATGGAAAATTTGTTTTCCATCTGATTTCATTATTCTGGTTTTTAATATTCGTAATTGTTCCGCTTGCACCAAGATTATGAAGATACATTGTCACTTTTTTATTGGTGTAATCATTATCATCTTTACTGATTTGAGCCTTCAAAAAAGGTGCATTAAAATGGTAAACATTTTCAATTCCGTAGCGAATTCCTGGTTCGAAAAATTCTAATGTTTTTACAGGACGGTAAAGCTCTTCCTGATTATTCGGAAAAATATTGACCAAATCATATTTTCTGATGACAAATGTTTTTGCGGTATCTTTCTGTTGCTCATAAAGATATTTTGCCTGTTCAAAGCTAGATTCAGACAGAGATTCACCAATAATTCTTTTGATCGTTATTTTGCTGCCTTCAATTTTCTCGATTTTAAAACCGTAATTCTTTATGTTTCCGTAATAATCAACATCGTTCACTACAAAAAACTGATTGGTGTTTGGATTTTTAATTTCAGATTCCAAAAAGTTTAATTTTTCAGACATCGTATTATTAAATTCAATATTGGCTTTGTATTCTGTGTAAAATCGTTTCCCGAAATACATTACCAAAAGATAAATTGCTAAAACCGGTAAAATCCAAAGCAGTTTATTGGTTTTAAAGCCGGTTCTTTTCTCTTTCACCACATACGTCTCAGAAAACAAATCGTGCCATCCTCTTTTATTGAAAAAAGACAACGCATCAAAAGGAATATTCCTGCATAAAGTTCTCAAAAATATCGTGAGAGAATTAGGGGATTCTGCTTTTGAATTAACAACTCTGGATTCCGTTAAAAACTTTCCGGGTGATGACCCAAATAGAATCTCTGAAATCGG encodes the following:
- a CDS encoding RDD family protein; translated protein: MEKNYRFIAISSLAISLIGILSCFYSFFRVWNGASQFNTIPEIFRILFSFSTLNLDFTNRFEHIDIWNFVFYLLLFIGSLQFIKTKGKETRFIGFVFSVIFFNAIIVLLQSTFYKFFLTKWQDVTSLQIFSIIIGYLALMGVLYVSYRVLKLIKSEKEIDVIITESKTIVTDTGKWQRFFHWLVDLTVMSLVVIPVIISLGYWLADSGILDGNETLQKFFRGRWSLYTIIFVFILIYYPISEILFGSSPGKFLTESRVVNSKAESPNSLTIFLRTLCRNIPFDALSFFNKRGWHDLFSETYVVKEKRTGFKTNKLLWILPVLAIYLLVMYFGKRFYTEYKANIEFNNTMSEKLNFLESEIKNPNTNQFFVVNDVDYYGNIKNYGFKIEKIEGSKITIKRIIGESLSESSFEQAKYLYEQQKDTAKTFVIRKYDLVNIFPNNQEELYRPVKTLEFFEPGIRYGIENVYHFNAPFLKAQISKDDNDYTNKKVTMYLHNLGASGTITNIKNQNNEIRWKTNFPLKMNNSNSSPVVIQLENYNFTELNISKIEVLDSLNKKHSFMIKTDGLTNEISEVK